From the Argentina anserina chromosome 3, drPotAnse1.1, whole genome shotgun sequence genome, the window GCACTCCTGGTGGCTTACAGTAAGTGCCGTAAAATGGGTGATGCTCATAATGTGTTCTCCATGATGCGAGGTGTTCAGAGTGTAGTAACTTGGACTGCGATGATTAGTGGGTACCTGCAGAATGGTAGAGCAGAGAAAGCAGTGAAGTTATTCTGTGAAATGAGCAGAGAAGGTGTTAAACCAAATGATTTCACTTATTCTGCCATCATTATGGCCCACCCTTGTATATCTATATTTCAGGTACATGCACAAGTCATTAAAACCAACTATGAGAAGTCACCTTCTGTAGGAACTTCACTCGTAGACACTTATGTTAAAATTGGATTTGTTCCTGAAGCTAAAAAAGTTTTCCAAACAATTGATAAGAGGGATATTGTAGCATGGTCGGCAATGCTTGCTGGATATGCTCAAGTAGAAGACGCAGTGGGAGCTATTAAAACTTTCCGCCAGTTAACAAGAAAGGGGGTCAGACCTAACGAGTTCACTTTGTCTAGTATCATTAATGCTTGTTCTGCACCGTCAGCAACAGTAGAGCAAGGGAAACAGTTTCATGCTTGCTCAATTAAACTCAGGTTGAACAATACTTTGTGTCTAAGTAGTGCTCTTGTCACCATGTATGCAAAACAAGGGAATATTGAAAGCGCAAATGAAGTTTTTAAGAGACAAGGTGCAAGAGACTTGGTTTCGTGGAACTCTATGCTCTCTGGATATGCACAACACGGTCAGGGGAATAAGGTTCTTGAAGTATTTGAGGACATGCGTAAGCGAAATATGGAAGTAGATGGAATAACATTCATTCTCATCATTTCTGCCTGTACTCATGCAGGCTTAGTAGATGAAGGTAAAAGATATTTCGGTATGATGGTCCAAGATTACCACATTCATCCAACAATGGAGCACTATTCTTGTATGGTTGATCTTTACAGCCGAGCTGGAAAGCTTGAAAAGGCGATGAATCTTATAAACAGCATGCCTTTTACTGCAGATGCAAATGTGTGGCGAGCTCTCTTGGGTGCTTGCCGTGTTCACCGCAACTTAGAGCTTGGCAAACTTGTGGCAGAGAAGCTCATTTCACTTCAGCCACAAGACTCTGCTGCTTATGTTCTGTTGTCCAATATTTATGCTGCAGCTGGAAACTGGCAAGAGAGGGATAATGTACGGAGGTTGATGAATGAAAGAAAAGTTAAAAAGCAACCTGGGTATAGCTGGATTGAGGTGAAGAACAAGACCTACACATTTTTGGCTGGTGATATTTCACATCCCTTGTCAGACCGTATATACTTGAAACTTGGCGAGTTAAATAACCGATTGAAGGATATGGGATATCTGCCTGACACTgactttgtactccatgatgtTGAGGAGGAACACAAAGCAGCCTTTCTTTATCAACACAGCGAGAGGTTGGCCATTGCTTTTGGATTGATTGCCAAGCCTCCAGGATCTCCTATCCAGATTATGAAAAATCTTAGGGTATGTGGAGACTGTCACACTGttattaaattaatttcgGTGATAGAATCGAGAGATATTGTTGTCAGAGATTCAAATCGGTACCACCACTTTAAGGGTGGCTTATGTTCTTGTGGAGATTTTTGGTGAGTTCCCATATAAGAAAAGGATTTAACAGGATGTTCAGGAGGAATTACATATACAAGTCATCAaaatcaccttcaaacaaagCAGCTGCATGACTTCTAGATGTTACAGTAATGTCATCTGTGGAAGATGCAGATGGGAACTTAAGTCAAACAAAGCAGTTGCATGAGAAGTTTATTCTTCACTTACTATGGAAACTTAAGTCATGCCACCAAGTAGCAGCTGGGTTTAGATTTATGTGGTGTGCGAAAACTCAATGGTATTTTCCAAATTGAGAAGGTTTGTATGTCAAGGTTTTTAAGAACTAGATATCAAGTCTCATACTCTCATGGACCATCATTGGGATAATATTTTTCCTTTGGCGATGATTTTATCTCCAATTATATAGTTGGTTGGTTCACCTAGTCTGTAGTTCTGTGTCAGCATTCCTATACGCAAGCCATGTGACAGTACCAATATAAGTCTCGTGGAAGATTCATTCTTGGCACCGTTGTGCTACCTTTACTCGTTGTTGTAGGTTGGCCCATGAAGAGAGGAAACTTTCACTACTTTGGCTCGCCGTTCTTGGTGAGGTATGTGATAGTACCAGTTTAATACCCCGTGTATTATAGATGCTATATGACCATTTTCATATCTGATGTGGTACCAACTTGATAatagttttgtttttctttttttcttctttttgctTTTTTTCCCTCTAAGTAACACCTGTTCATGGCTACATAACAcattttagaaaattacatgtgTATAATATGATATACCCAATGAACATATTTTGGTATGCATGTCCTCCCACCTTTCCATCatggaactcagagatgatcttgtGTCGCCATCCATCAATGCGAGCCATCTATATTCTGTCCTTGTAAAACAAGTGGGAATCTGTCCACTGATAGTATTTCTTCTCATTACCTTGTTGCAATTGTGTTATGATGGTTGGTTGCAGCCTCGGAATCAATCAAACAGGATTGTTGAAGGTCATGAATGTAGCCTTGCACTGAACTTGAAATCCCCATGAGAGAAACAAGGGCAGGGACCCTGGATAGCGCATCCGGCACAACATTGTTCTGTCCTGCCTTGTAAGAGATGGAGTAGTCATAGCCAAGGAGTTTAATTAGCCATTTCTGCTGAGCTGGAGTAGTAATCTTTTGCTTGAGGAAATGTTCAAGAGTTCTATGGTCAATAACAATTCGGAAGTGATGTCCAAGAAGGTATGGTCTCCAATATTGGACTGCTGAAACTACAGCAAGCATCTCTTTATCATACACAAACAGTGCTAAATGGCGCTGAGCGAGTGCTTTGCTCATGAACGCAATGGGATGACCATTTTGTGATAAAACTGCACCAATGCCTGTGTCAGAGGCATCGCATTCAACAACGAATTCCTGCGAAAAATCTGGATAAGCCAACAttggtgtgtgtgtgtgtgaatgCATGCTTCGACTCCTCAAATGCCAATTCTACCTTAGGGTTCCAACAAAACGCATCTTTCTTGAGCAAATCAGTTAAGGGCTTGGCTATAATTCAAAAATTCCTCACATACTTTCGATAGTACCCGGCTAAGCAAAGAAAACCTCGTAACTGCTTCAGAGTCAAAGGTCTAGGCCACTGACTAATAGCTTTTATCTTAGCAGGGTCGACAGATACTCCTTCTCCACTAATAATATGCCCCAAATACTCTACTTGGCTGACTCCAAAACTACATTTGCTCTCCTTCACCTTTAACGAGTGATGTCGCAGGATCTTGAACACGTGCTCCAACCGCTGTAAGTGTTGTTCTAGATTAGAACTATAAATTAGGATGTCATCGAAGAAGACTAAAACTCATTTGCGCAACAACTCTCGGAGAGCATCATTCAACACTGCTTGAAAGGTAGATGGTGCATTGGTTAAGCCAAATGGCAGGACCAGGAATTCATAATGGCCTGAATGTGTGCGAAAAGCAGTTTTCTCAATGTCTTTCTCATGCATTCTTATCTGGTGGTATCCAGCTCGGAGATCCAACTTGGTGAACAAGGTAGCACCATGAACCTCATCAATGAGCTCATCCACTACAGGTATTAGATACTTATCCTTTACAGTAGCAGCGTTTAAAGCTCGATAGTCAATGCACAACCTCCATGATCCATCTTTTTTCTTCACTAAGAGCATTGGTGATGAATACAGACTCACACTAGGTCGAATCACTCCATTTGCTAACAACTCTTGAATGATCTTCTCTAtctcattttttttgaaattgagGATAACGATAGGGTCTCACATTAATAGGGCAAGTGTTTGGTAGTAGCTCAATTTCATGGTCTTGTGGCCTTGGTGGTGGTAGTTGTGTGGGGGTTTCAAAGACATCAGAGTACTTGTGTTTGAGGTTTTGGATGTGAGAGTTTGGTGGTGTATGTGTGCCAGACTTGGGAAGGctaacaatagaattcaacTGAACAAGCAAAGcttctttctctttccttAGTGTTCTGGTCATTGCCTTACAACTCACAACACTAGAGTCCACCTCACAAAGACTGTTCTCGGCCTTGATCCCAAAACTTCATAGTCATGCGCTCCAAATTCCACACAATATCACCCAACGTCCTCAACCATGCCGCCCccaaaacaatctcacaaCTTGAAATAGGTAATACATAATAGGATGTGACAAAACTATAATgttgtagtgtgataggtaccTCAACTATTGTGCTAGTGACCATAATTTGACCACTTGCCACTCGTACTCGAAGTGGTTTGATCTCCTGCATTGTGACGCCCAATTTGCGTAGTATGGAGGGATGGATAAAGTTACGAGATGCTCCAGAATCTATGAGTACATGAGCTTCCTTCCCTTGAAACTCCCTTTTCAACTGCATGATTCTTACATTATCCCCATCAATAGAATGGAGTTGCAAGTCATACTCATCTGGATTGGCTGCATGGTGAAATTAAACATCACCCTCATTAACTTCCGGACCCTGTAATTCCATCTCTTCTAGTATAATTTCGATAGCCATGAGAGCGTTTCCATGCCTGCAATTATGGCCTGGCCGATATTGCTCATCACAAAAGAGGCACAGACAACGAGCTCTCTGTTCTAAGTACTCGGCACGAGTCATTCTCTGATTACCACCTTGATTCACTGCTTGTGGTGCACGCACAACAGGAGCATGCCAAAGTTGAGCAAGCTGGACTGGTGCAGGGGCAACCCTAGGTATGGTTGAAGCCATTTCTGGGGTAGGTCTAGGGACAAAGGTATTGCGGCTCGCCTGGCATTGAATTAACTCATTTTTCTTTGACGATTTTCGCCAAAACACAAGCTGCATACAATGTCTTAGGGTTTTGAGCTCTCACATCAGAACGAATCGAACTCTTCAAACCTCCAATGAAGAAGAACAATAGATTCTTAGGTGTAAAGCCAGGTGCTCGACAAGAGAGTTTTGTGAATTGTTCCATGAACTGCTCTACTGACCCTGTTTGGCTCATCCTAGCCAAAGCAGCCTGATAGTCACCGAGGTTGTGTTCAGTGAATTCTCGTAGTAACAAATCACAAAGACCAGAACATTTTTATGGAAATTCATGTTTGAACATGAACCAGCGATCTGATGCTCTGTCTACTAAATGCATGGTGGCTATTGCAAGTTTTCTATCTTCAAGAATCTGATAAATTTCAAAGTATTGCTCGACCTTGCTCACCCGCTAAATAAGGTCATTTCCGCCAAAGGTGGGCATCTCCTGTTTCATCTGTTTCATGGTGGGTAAATTGGGGTCCCAGTTGTTGGACATGAACTGCTGTTGACAGATGGGTTGGTAACCAAGGTATGGATAAGGTCATGTATAAGCATTGGGTGGTATGTGTGAGGTCATGGTAGCTGCAGTGTATTGAGGGCTGAATCTATGTGATTGTAGTTGAGTATTCGAGCTGCAGGGGGTGTTGGATGCCCATGGTTGCTGAGTAAAGTGTCATGGTCTAGAGTGTGGGACAAAACTGGTGTTGACAAAATTGCCAGGAGGCATATTTGTGTAGGCAAAATTGGAGTGTGGTGAAAACTGTTGGCTAAATTGTGGGTTAGGTGTGTGTTGGAAAAACTGAGTTCTAGAGGGTTTTTCACTCCTAGATCCAGTACCTTTGCCTTTACTATTTTCTCCTTTCTCAAAAATGCGCTTCTCCTGGCCGGTTTAGGACTAACCTTGCTCACAGTGATAGTATTCAGCACAGCACCAGCATAATTCGTGATAATGGGTTGCGTAGTGGCGAACTGATATAGCTGGTAAAACTCAGTGTGACCTTCCCCCGTCCCCTCCTTGTTGACAGAGATGGGTTGGGAAGTGGTACTAGTCGTGGTAGTTGACAAAGACGGAACTTGGATCTGAAGTAGACTCAATCAACGACACGAGACCAGGGCGTTTCAATAACAGGTGGGAGTGTCCCAAACTTCACCAAGCTTAGATCCGGGGTTGCAGTGCGCATAGTACACAACTCTGCTACAATCTCGTCGCAAAACGAACTCAAAACAGCTTGATGGTCGGTTA encodes:
- the LOC126787628 gene encoding pentatricopeptide repeat-containing protein At2g27610 isoform X2 — translated: MSAKPGGLRSLAFSYTKRKALTTSSHPSLSSHSQSHSHPIISQHTSPTQNAHHLFDEIPHSDYTHLLFEHTRNGRNRDAINLFMDAFRSGSPLNGSILSSLVKACGSLCDQVVGRQVHCHCVKSGLGDDVSVGTALVDMYMKTEGVVEGRRVFDEMRERNVVTWTSLISGYAKNGWNEEALELFMGMQMSGSVANPFTYVAVLGALADEGLAGKGSQVHCMIVKNGYVVIRFVCNSLINMYLKSGMVSEARAVFDGMECRDEVTWNSLIAGYVGNGLELEAFDMFKQMGIAGIKFTQPIFVTVIKLCANYEELGFARQLHCCVLKSGFVSHRNIETALLVAYSKCRKMGDAHNVFSMMRGVQSVVTWTAMISGYLQNGRAEKAVKLFCEMSREGVKPNDFTYSAIIMAHPCISIFQVHAQVIKTNYEKSPSVGTSLVDTYVKIGFVPEAKKVFQTIDKRDIVAWSAMLAGYAQVEDAVGAIKTFRQLTRKGVRPNEFTLSSIINACSAPSATVEQGKQFHACSIKLRLNNTLCLSSALVTMYAKQGNIESANEVFKRQGARDLVSWNSMLSGYAQHGQGNKVLEVFEDMRKRNMEVDGITFILIISACTHAGLVDEDANVWRALLGACRVHRNLELGKLVAEKLISLQPQDSAAYVLLSNIYAAAGNWQERDNVRRLMNERKVKKQPGYSWIEVKNKTYTFLAGDISHPLSDRIYLKLGELNNRLKDMGYLPDTDFVLHDVEEEHKAAFLYQHSERLAIAFGLIAKPPGSPIQIMKNLRVCGDCHTVIKLISVIESRDIVVRDSNRYHHFKGGLCSCGDFW
- the LOC126787628 gene encoding pentatricopeptide repeat-containing protein At2g27610 isoform X1; the protein is MSAKPGGLRSLAFSYTKRKALTTSSHPSLSSHSQSHSHPIISQHTSPTQNAHHLFDEIPHSDYTHLLFEHTRNGRNRDAINLFMDAFRSGSPLNGSILSSLVKACGSLCDQVVGRQVHCHCVKSGLGDDVSVGTALVDMYMKTEGVVEGRRVFDEMRERNVVTWTSLISGYAKNGWNEEALELFMGMQMSGSVANPFTYVAVLGALADEGLAGKGSQVHCMIVKNGYVVIRFVCNSLINMYLKSGMVSEARAVFDGMECRDEVTWNSLIAGYVGNGLELEAFDMFKQMGIAGIKFTQPIFVTVIKLCANYEELGFARQLHCCVLKSGFVSHRNIETALLVAYSKCRKMGDAHNVFSMMRGVQSVVTWTAMISGYLQNGRAEKAVKLFCEMSREGVKPNDFTYSAIIMAHPCISIFQVHAQVIKTNYEKSPSVGTSLVDTYVKIGFVPEAKKVFQTIDKRDIVAWSAMLAGYAQVEDAVGAIKTFRQLTRKGVRPNEFTLSSIINACSAPSATVEQGKQFHACSIKLRLNNTLCLSSALVTMYAKQGNIESANEVFKRQGARDLVSWNSMLSGYAQHGQGNKVLEVFEDMRKRNMEVDGITFILIISACTHAGLVDEGKRYFGMMVQDYHIHPTMEHYSCMVDLYSRAGKLEKAMNLINSMPFTADANVWRALLGACRVHRNLELGKLVAEKLISLQPQDSAAYVLLSNIYAAAGNWQERDNVRRLMNERKVKKQPGYSWIEVKNKTYTFLAGDISHPLSDRIYLKLGELNNRLKDMGYLPDTDFVLHDVEEEHKAAFLYQHSERLAIAFGLIAKPPGSPIQIMKNLRVCGDCHTVIKLISVIESRDIVVRDSNRYHHFKGGLCSCGDFW